From Tiliqua scincoides isolate rTilSci1 chromosome 2, rTilSci1.hap2, whole genome shotgun sequence, the proteins below share one genomic window:
- the B4GALT7 gene encoding beta-1,4-galactosyltransferase 7, producing MFPARRRAAMYRRSGSGSCWLLGFLPWKCSLFQLFFVALLLGFLSLCWLQLSCSGDVARSQRSEAIMPQKPCMFEPLPQLPDDPSWGPHRLAVLVPFRERFEELLAFVPHMHNFLSRKKIRHHIFILNQVDHYRFNRASLINVGFLESGNDTDYIAMHDVDLLPLNEELDYSFPAAGPFHVASPELHPLYHYNTYVGGILLLTKQHYRMCNGMSNRFWGWGREDDEFYRRIKGAGLQLFRPLGIRSGYKTFQHLHDPAWRKRDQKRIASQKQEQFKVDRTGGLTNLQYRVESRTPLSVAGAPCTILNILLECDSSETPWCTFG from the exons ATGTTCCCAGCTCGGCGCAGGGCTGCTATGTATCGCCGCTCGGGCAGCGG GTCTTGCTGGCTGTTGGGCTTCCTCCCCTGGAAATGCTCCCTCTTCCAGCTCTTCTTTGTTGCCCTGTTGCTGGGTTTTCTCTCCTTGTGTTGGCTGCAGCTCAGTTGCTCAGGGGATGTGGCTAGAAGTCAAAGATCTGAAGCCATCATGCCTCAGAAACCATGCATGTTTGAACCTCTACCTCAGCTTCCTGATGACCCATCATGGGGGCCACATCGCCTGGCAGTACTGGTGCCCTTCCGGGAGCGCTTTGAAGAACTTCTAGCCTTTGTGCCTCACATGCATAACTTCCTCAGCCGGAAGAAAATTCGCCATCATATCTTCATACTCAACCAGGTGGATCATTACAG GTTTAACAGAGCATCTCTGATCAACGTGGGCTTCCTGGAGAGCGGCAATGACACAGACTACATTGCTATGCATGATGTGGATTTGCTACCTCTTAATGAAGAACTGGATTATAGCTTTCCAGCTGCTGGCCCTTTCCACGTGGCATCACCTGAGCTGCATCCTCTCTATCACTACAACACCTATGTGGGAGGCATCCTACTGCTCACCAAGCAGCACTATCGAATG TGTAATGGGATGTCCAACCGCTTCTGGGGCTGGGGCCGGGAGGATGATGAATTTTATCGTCGTATCAAAGGAGCTGGACTTCAA CTCTTTCGACCCTTGGGAATAAGGAGTGGATATAAGACCTTCCAACATCTTCATGATCCAGCTTGGCGCAAGAGAGATCAGAAGCGCATTGCTTCCCAGAAACAG GAGCAATTCAAGGTGGACCGTACTGGAGGCTTGACCAACCTTCAATACAGAGTGGAGTCGCGCACTCCGCTGAGTGTtgctggagctccttgcacaaTCCTCAACATCTTGCTAGAATGTGACTCCAGCGAGACACCCTGGTGCACGTTTGGCTGA